GCCTCGTCCGCGCCGCCGAGAAGTTCGACTACCGCAAGGGCTTCAAGTTCAGCACCTACGCAACGTGGTGGATCCGCCAGGCGATCGCCCGCGCACTCGCCGACAAGGGCCGCACGGTCCGCATCCCCGTTCACGTGGTCGAGCGCCTGAACAAGATCACTCGCGCCGAGCGCCAGTTGCTCAGCGAGTACGGCCGCGAGCCCACGATCGCCGAGATCTCAAAGGCCACCGAGATCAAGCCCGACGAAGTCGAGACGATCAAGCGCCTTTCGCAGACACCGATCTCGCTGGAGAAGCCGGTGGGCGACGAAGAAGAGTCAGAGTTTGGTCAGTTCGTGGCCGACGAGAACGCCCCGGACCCATTCGATGCTGCGGCAGATTCGCTGCGAACCCAGAACCTCCACAACGCCCTCGCGAACCTGTCCTACCGCGAGCGTCGAGTTCTAGAGCTGCGCTTCGGAATTGACGGAGAAGCGCCGAAAACGCTCGACGAAGTCGGCAAGGTCTTCAACATCACCCGTGAGCGCGTCCGCCACATCGAGACCCACTCGCTGCGCAAGTTGCGCAAGCTCAGTTGGTCACAGGGCTTGCGCGAAGTCGCTTGACCTGCGAGTAAGGCGTTTCAAGGCCTAAAGCCCCATGTTTCAGTGCCGATAGGCATTGGACATGGTTGACGTAGACGCAGCTCTCAAACATATGTTCACCGAGGGTGGCTCCGACCTTCACGTAAAGGTCCCCGCCCCGCCGATGATGCGCCTCAATGGCGTGCTCACGGCTATTCCAGGTGCCGACAAGGTCATGCCCGACGACTCGCTCGGCGTGCTCAGGCACATCACACGCGATAAGCCGGACAAGTACGAAGAGTTTGAGCAGAACGGCGAAGTGGACTTCGCGTACCCGCTGCCCGGCGTCGCCCGCTTTCGTGTAAACGCGTTCACGCAGCGCGGATCGTGTTCGATCGTCATGCGAGGTATCGGCATGGACATCAAGACGATTGACGAACTGATGCTGCCTCCGGCCGTCAAGCGCCTCGCAGAAGAAGAGCGTGGCGTCGTGCTCGTTACTGGCACCACGGGTTCCGGTAAGTCCACGACACTCGCGGCGATGATCAAGCAGATCAACGACAACGATGCCAAGCACATCATCACTCTTGAGGACCCGATTGAATTCCTCCACCGTGACAGCAAGTCGATCGTGCAGCAGCGCGAGATCGGCACCGACACCGAATCCTTTGGCAAGGCCCTTCGCCGAATCCTGCGTCAGGACCCTGACGTGATTCTGATCGGAGAAATGCGAGACGAGGAGACCGTGGAGACGGCCCTGTCATCCGCCGAAACCGGCCACCTCGTTTTCTCCACGCTGCACACCTTGAACGCGACCGAAACGATCAACCGCATCATCGACTTTTTCCCGCTCGAGCAAAACAAGCAGGTTCGAGCGATGCTCGCCGGAACGCTCCAGGGCATCGTTTCCCAGCGCCTTGTGCGCACGAAGGACGGCAAAGGACGCGTGCCGATCGTCGAGATCATGGTTGCGACCAGCCGCATCAAGGACATGATCAACGACCCTGAGCAGACCGAAAAGATCGGAGAAGCGATTTCGGAGGGTGCCTACTACGGCATGCAGACCTTCGACCAGGCGCTGCTCACTCACCTCACGGCAGGCAACATTTCAATGGAAGAGGCCATGAAGGCCGCGACCAGCCCGAACGACTTCAAGCTTTCCGTCGCCGCTGGTGGATCCGACGGCTCGATGGACAAGGTCATGGAGGCCGCCAAGGCCGACCACGAGGCACAGAAGGAAGCAGCCGCGGCAGCCGAGGCTGCAAAGACCGAACAAGAAGCCGCGCAGCAGCAACAGCGCATCGCCCCGTTCGGTGGGCACGCGGGCGACAGCCACTCCGCAGTCGCACAGCTCGATCCCGAGGATATTGCTCGCCGGATGGCGGAGCAGCAGCAGCCCGTCGCCCCTGGTGGCGGAGCGCAGCCGCCGAGTCAGAACGGCGTCGGTTAGCTCGCAAATCTGGCCTCGGGGAGCACCGCTTCACTTTGTGAAGTATCAGCGCTATCCTTTGTATATGGCCACAAAGACTCAAACCGACGCTGCCAACGCAGATTGCGGTGTCTGTGCGACGGCCGAGATTCTCTGCAGCAAGTGGACGGCGATCATCATTCGCGATCTTGCCGAAACCGACTCACGTTTCTGCGAGCTTGAACGCTCACTTGACGGCATCAGCCCCCGCACCCTCAGCCTGCGCCTGCGCGAGCTTGAGGCCAACGGGATCGTCGAGCGCCGCACTTACGCCGAGGTTCCGCCGCGCGTCGAATACGCATTGACGAAGAAGGGCGAGGCCCTGATTCCGATCGTTGACGCCATGCGCACATACGGCGAGCAGTGGCTCGGCGAGTTGTGTGGACGCGAAGGCCGCCAAGCCGCCCGCGCACGCACCAAGCAATTTGTAGCCGCGTAAACGCCGCGCCATCTCGCGTCCATTCTGCTGATTCTCGGCAGGATGCCGCCAACCCGCGCAGAATCCGTCTTTCATGCGCGATCGAATGCTTCACGACTCACTGCGCGCGCTTACGGACGATGCCGCGCGCCTGCTCGAGGACCTGCTCACCGCCGGTGCCGAAATCCCCTTCGAAGTCGGTGACGCCGGCCAGCACACGCCGGGCGAAAAGGCCTCAGTCACGATGTTCGCTTACCGGCCGCTGACGGCTGAGTTTGTCGCCTCGCACGCAGGCCAGTTGCGCTCGCTCCCAACTTTCGAGAATGCAGCCCACAATCTCGCCCGCACTCGCGGCGTGATCGCGTACCTGCGCGTTCGCAACGAGCCGGTGCTGGATGTCGGCGAACTCACTCATGCCCGCCTTGGCGTGCTTGCATTTCTCTCTTCAGTATGGCGGGACGCCGAGCGCTTTGAGTACTGGGGCGATCGGTTCGAACGTGCCTATTCCGAACTCGAGTCGATCTCGCTGGCCGAGCGACTTGTCACCACGGTCTTCATCCCGGTTCGCGGCGTCGCGCTTTCGGAGGGTTCGATCAACCTCGGCGCTGGTGTTGAGCTGATCTCTGCCGACGAGCTTGAACCCGCCTGCGCAGATCGCTTCAGCGATCAGACCGAGGGCGCCGACTGCTTCTGCTCGATCTCGGTCGCCGCGCCGAGCGATGCAGCCACGCCGATGTCGGCGATTCGGCTTTCTGCTCGCGCGTTGTTGACGGCGCTGCGGCTATTCCGCCCGGGCAGCGTCGCTCTCGGTATGACCGCGCAGGCCGACATCGCCGGTTCGTGGCACCAGGTTTCGATGCCCTTCAGCGGCCGCTCCCGTGAAGACGCTTGGCTGCTGCGCCCCTCGGATGAAGAAGAACTGCGCCAGTTCGTCAACGCGGTGCGTCGCGTTGAGCGTCGAACGCGGATCGCCTGGGCGCTGAAGCGCTTTGAGACTGGACTTGAGCGCACCGTTCCCGCCGAGGGACTCACCGACTTTCTGCTCGCGCTTCGTGCATTGCTGGAAGCCGACGACGACCGCGGCAAGGCTGCGCTCCCGGCCCGGGTCAGCGCCCTTTGCGCGCAGGACGCAGAGCGCATTCGTGTGCGCGAAGAAGTCGAAGCTGCGTTTGCGCTTGAACGCCTTGCGATCGACGGCCAGGTTGGCCGCGCCGACCGCAAGCGCCTCGAGAAGCTCGCTCCGCTGGACGTCATCGCTGGCGCCGAGCGCCACCTGCGTGCACTTCTGCACGACCTGGTCTGCGGCTACCTGGCGACCGATCTCAAAAGCCTCGCTGACGAAATCCTCACTAGCGACGGCGAGCCTGCCGACATCGAGATGCTCGCCGAGGATCCGGTTTATCTCGAACCCGTGCCAGATCCCGGCGCGCCGCCCGCCGCCGACCCGATGCAGACCGTCGAGTTCGAAGCAGTGTTCGACGACACTGCCGAGATCAGCGCGATCGACATGCGCGATGAGCCCGAAGCTGACTTTGACGCGCCACGCGGCGACGTTGATGACAACGTCTGGACGTTGCGCCCGGCCGCCGAGATTGCCGCCGCGCCTGAAGTATCGGACGAGTACGAATACGAAGAGCCTTCGCCTGAAGTACACGCGCTGGCCGACGAACTCGCAGAGAAGTTTGATTCGGGACTCAACGACACGATGGAGTCGATGGAGTTCGACATGCTGCCGCCCGAGCGCCTCGAGGAGCCGGTCGCGCAGATCACTCCGGAGCCGATCATTGAGCCCGAGCCCGTTGCGGAGGACATCGTCGTCGTCCCCGAGTGGGAAGAATCGCCAGAGCGTAAGCCTGTCGCCGAAATGCGCAGCGACGTGACCAGTAGCTTCACCTTCGATTTCGAGACGGTCGAAACCCCGCCCGCGCCGACCCCGAGCCAGTCGAACAAGGTCGCGCAGGATTCCGAAGAAGTGGCCGCCGCCCCGGACTTCCCGATTCCAGAGTTCGGCGTGCCGATCGGCCGCGGTCCGGCAGCAACGCGCAGCGACGAAGAGGTCGATGGGCGCGAGCAGCACACGAACTTCCGCGAGATCATGAACGAGAACTTCGAGCACCCGGCGCGCGCGGAAGACGAGACCGCGACGACGCCGGTCGGCCGCGACGGTCGCCCGCACCTGATCGCGCTCGACGGCGCGCCCGACCAGGCATCGCCGCGAATCGTGCACCCCGGCCGGGCCGAGAAGCCGCTGATCCCACTCGATCCAGACCTGACTGTTGAATACGACGTCCTCAATGCGGAGAACAGCGCCGAAGAGAACGCGCAGCTTGCTTGGAGCCAGCAGTTCCTCGGCAATCGTCAAGAAGAGACTGCGGAGGCTGAACAAACCGTCGAAGAGCCCGAGCCGCGCCTGCTTCCGCCGGTGCGCCCGGTCCCGGATCTCGTCCTCGCGACCTTCCCCAAGCCGGCCGAACAGGTCGAGCCCGAGGGTCACAACAGCGAGGACGACCGCAACCACCGCATCGGTCCCGCCACAGTCGAGTTTCGTCCGGTCGTCGATCCCAACACGGACGACCCTGATGACTTCGCCGGCGCTGTCTAAGAGCGCTTGCCCGGGATGCGGGCTCGAACTTGAAGTAGTTGACGGCCCGACGCACGACTACATCGGTGCCAGCCCTGCCTGCTGGGCGCTCTACGGCCAGGTGCTCGCTCGCGATTACGGCGAGTACGGCATGCCCGATGAGCACAAGTTCGTCGTTGACGCCTACGCGATCCAGCACCCCGGCGAGAACGAGCCACGAGCTCGTCAGTCGGTCGGAGTGCACCTGATCCGCCTCTGCCTGATGCTCGAGCGCGAAAAGCCCCAGCGCTACGCCACGGCGCTGATGACGCGCGCCACGCACGGCGGGCTGCACGTGCCCTG
The genomic region above belongs to Solirubrobacterales bacterium and contains:
- a CDS encoding sigma-70 family RNA polymerase sigma factor, which produces MSVIEIHTDDALETSDEVRLLIETCRQKNVATLGEAMALAVDGGVEGVEPEVLRVWLENADIDVLDEMDEAHEGEANWTAAIARRTKTSRRIADSPAAEATTTDSLQLFLKEIGRVNLLTAAEEVQLAKRIERGDMDAKDKMVEANLRLVVSIAKNYRNQGLSFLDLIQEGTLGLVRAAEKFDYRKGFKFSTYATWWIRQAIARALADKGRTVRIPVHVVERLNKITRAERQLLSEYGREPTIAEISKATEIKPDEVETIKRLSQTPISLEKPVGDEEESEFGQFVADENAPDPFDAAADSLRTQNLHNALANLSYRERRVLELRFGIDGEAPKTLDEVGKVFNITRERVRHIETHSLRKLRKLSWSQGLREVA
- a CDS encoding type IV pilus twitching motility protein PilT; amino-acid sequence: MVDVDAALKHMFTEGGSDLHVKVPAPPMMRLNGVLTAIPGADKVMPDDSLGVLRHITRDKPDKYEEFEQNGEVDFAYPLPGVARFRVNAFTQRGSCSIVMRGIGMDIKTIDELMLPPAVKRLAEEERGVVLVTGTTGSGKSTTLAAMIKQINDNDAKHIITLEDPIEFLHRDSKSIVQQREIGTDTESFGKALRRILRQDPDVILIGEMRDEETVETALSSAETGHLVFSTLHTLNATETINRIIDFFPLEQNKQVRAMLAGTLQGIVSQRLVRTKDGKGRVPIVEIMVATSRIKDMINDPEQTEKIGEAISEGAYYGMQTFDQALLTHLTAGNISMEEAMKAATSPNDFKLSVAAGGSDGSMDKVMEAAKADHEAQKEAAAAAEAAKTEQEAAQQQQRIAPFGGHAGDSHSAVAQLDPEDIARRMAEQQQPVAPGGGAQPPSQNGVG
- a CDS encoding helix-turn-helix transcriptional regulator — encoded protein: MATKTQTDAANADCGVCATAEILCSKWTAIIIRDLAETDSRFCELERSLDGISPRTLSLRLRELEANGIVERRTYAEVPPRVEYALTKKGEALIPIVDAMRTYGEQWLGELCGREGRQAARARTKQFVAA